The following are from one region of the Chiloscyllium punctatum isolate Juve2018m chromosome 24, sChiPun1.3, whole genome shotgun sequence genome:
- the chaf1a gene encoding chromatin assembly factor 1 subunit A isoform X3, which produces MEGKCLLLLQKAILSRDYQARLPFKRLNPVPKPENEQTTDTKRTKISTNAPEQLAAVKLIASVEDVENDCKINLDGQTGNSATVDGDLAPCKLVNGKGPLDDFLHSVEKKNAVVTMHTSGLHSTIDLTCDSSNEGLDSLGTTDVKLLACEKELNEKTSVVSEKKCNWFDSLKPSESKEVNSENSASGQCSRETKTYQGQEIESNSPIVNNSLRGRMPVVVLKDIMAGKACWTGSLEKGIMQVGGSGSFTNESSESPISSLSSSISATDSSPETKSPADERSPRSAFSTPGNKVTQTPKLKGKRLKQQQEREEKRLKLKIEKEERERAREEARLAKERAKEEAKRKKDEEKEQKDKERKEKKEKEEKEKAERLRLKEERRKEKQDALEAKLEEKKKKEEEKRLKEEEKRLKAEKVKEISEITRFFQKPKAPQAPKTLAGSCGKFAPFEIKEHMVLAPTSRIYLDQEDLEQLDELLERQSYNSNYIKEFHNQKPRTSGPTSPKISITDTNLCSDDVIMIDTNLSSGIIERRKLCRMKLLQFCENHRPAYWGTWQKKSTKVNPRNPLAKDEQLLDYEVDSDDEWEEEEPGESLSHSEGDDDDEADDEDDDDGFFVPHGYLSEGEGATDEEGENPEKQKIRQKMKAKEWDELMRGKKFQVLQPTLIGCFWESDNNLLQSSAMKILQQFSVCLFENQMEDEQIQEIHNGKLKEEQILISLLPLLHGNVNGRKAIIKEFQEWYKQKSSAHMLAIAASDSSSPLGSDASRPQTPTVDDDLTIPSKAKLQRLISENGVYEKRTAFRLKCWYVHEEVLKKFRMENLPVPGQWQYLTQVQSAVKEESTIPAASGQSVPCLGRNTGQCVTGSSKRKTAGSMSIKQFMHKFVDADGQAEVMETDGFQADTEEDDDADCVIVEVHTNNLAPNKEENKEQVADLCAGLVKSEEMPNKSGSGLVSSEANPVMLYCGLAAGDAQSTEPSSDLTTEEMMDIEPCENAAVKLPTDPELI; this is translated from the exons ATGGAAGGAAAATGTTTACTGTTGCTGCAGAAGGCCATATTGTCCAGAGACTACCAAG CACGATTGCCTTTCAAACGTCTCAACCCTGTACCAAAGCCAGAAAATGAACAGACTACTGATACTAAGCGGACAAAAATTTCCACTAATGCACCCGAGCAACTGGCAGCAGTCAAACTCATTGCATCTGTGGAAGATGTTGAAAATGACTGCAAAATAAACTTGGATGGCCAAACTGGAAATTCTGCAACAGTGGATGGGGATCTGGCTCCCTGCAAACTTGTTAATGGGAAAGGACCTCTTGATGATTTTTTGCATTCCGTTGAGAAGAAGAATGCCGTGGTTACAATGCATACTAGTGGACTCCATTCCACAATTGACTTAACATGTGATTCTAGCAATGAAGGTTTGGACAGCTTAGGCACCACAGATGTAAAACTGTTGGCTTGTGAGAAAGAGCTAAATGAGAAAACATCAGTTGTTTCTGAAAAAAAATGCAACTGGTTTGATAGCCTGAAGCCTAGTGAAAGTAAAGAGGTAAATTCTGAAAATTCAGCCTCTGGGCAGTGTAGCAGGGAAACTAAAACTTATCAAGGACAAGAAATTGAAAGCAATAGCCCAATTGTGAACAATTCGTTGAGAGGCAGAATGCCAGTGGTGGTTTTAAAAGACATAATGGCTGGCAAGGCCTGCTGGACTGGGAGTCTAGAGAAGGGCATAATGCAAGTGGGAGGATCTGGGTCATTTACAAATGAAAGCAGTGAGTCACCCATCAGTTCTCTATCAAGTTCTATTTCAGCTACTGATAGTTCACCAGAAACAAAGTCTCCAGCGGATGAAAGAAGTCCCAGATCTGCATTCTCAACACCTGGAAACAAG GTTACACAAACACCAAAGTTGAAGGGCAAGAGACTCAAGCAACAACAG GAACGTGAAGAGAAAAGACTAAAACTAAAAATAGAAAAGGAAGAGCGGGAGCGTGCAAGAGAGGAGGCCAGACTTGCCAAAGAACGTGCAAAGGAGgaagctaagaggaaaaaggacgaggaaaaagaacaaaaagacaaggaaaggaaagagaaaaaggagaaagaagaaaaagaaaaagcagAAAGGCTAAGATTAAAGGAAGAAAGACGAAAAGAGAAACAAGATGCATTGGA GGCAAAATTGGAagagaagaagaagaaagaagaggagaaacggttgaaagaagaagaaaaa CGTTTAAAggcagagaaagttaaagagattTCAGAAATAACAAGATTCTTCCAAAAACCAAAGGCTCCTCAAGCCCCTAAG ACTCTAGCTGGATCTTGTGGGAAGTTTGCCCCTTTTGAAATAAAAGAACACATGGTCCTTGCTCCAACAAGCCGGATATACTTAGATCAAGAAGATCTTGAGCAGTTAGATGAATTGCTGGAACGTCAGAGTTATAACTCTAATTACATTAAAGAATTTCACAACCAGAAACCAAGAACATCAGGACCTACAAGTCCTAAAATAAGCATCACAGACACAAATTTATGCAG CGATGATGTGATTATGATAGACACTAATCTAAGTAGTGGAATCATTGAGCGGAGAAAACTTTGCAGGATGAAGCTATTGCAGTTTTGTGAAAATCACCGTCCTGCCTACTGGGGAACGTGGCAGAAGAAGAGTACGAAAGTGAACCCTCGGAATCCTTTGGCTAAAGATGAG CAGTTGTTGGATTATGAAGTGGATAGCGATGATGAATGGGAGGAAGAAGAACCTGGtgaatctctctcccacagtGAAGGA gatgatgatgatgaagcaGATGATGAAGATGATGATGATGGATTTTTCGTCCCTCATGGATATCTGTCTGAAGGAGAAGGTGCAACTGATGAG GAAGGTGAAAATCCTGAAAAGCAGAAAATTCGTCAGAAGATGAAGGCGAAGGAATGGGATGAATTGATGAGAGGAAAGAAATTTCAGGTCCTGCAGCCTACCCTGATCGGATGTTTTTGGGAGAGCGACAATAATTTATTGCAAAGCTCAGCCATGAAGATACTTCAGCAATTTTCAGTCTGTCTGTTTGAAAATCAAATGGAGGATGAGCAAATACAAGAAATACATAATGGAAAATTAAAAGAAGAACAAA taTTAATAAGCCTGCTTCCACTTCTTCATGGAAATGTGAATGGCAGAAAGGCCATAATCAAAGAATTTCAGGAATGGTACAAACAGAAATCTTCTGCACACATGCTTGCAATTGCTGCTTCTGATTCCTCGAGTCCCCTAGGATCTGATGCCTCTAGACCTCAGACTCCTACAGTGGATGATGACTTGACCATTCCATCCAAGGCAAAATTGCAGCGACTTATTTCAGAAAATGGAGTATATGAAAAAAGAACAGCTTTCAGGCTGAAGTGTTGGTATGTACATGAAGAGGTGTTGAAAAAATTTAGGATGGAGAATCTTCCTGTTCCAGGACAGTGGCAATATCTCACACAAGTCCAATCTGCAGTCAAGGAGGAAAGTACCATTCCAGCAGCAAGTGGACAGAGTGTTCCTTGTTTGGGAAGGAATACAGGGCAATGTGTAACTGGTTCAAGCAAGAGGAAAACTGCTGGAAGTATGTCCATCAAACAGTTTATGCACAAGTTTGTAGATGCTGACGGTCAG GCTGAAGTAATGGAGACAGATGGTTTTCAGGCAGATACAGAAGAGGATGATGATGCAGACTGTGTAATTGTTGAGGTGCACACGAATAATTTGGCTCCAAACAAAGAAG aGAATAAGGAGCAAGTTGCAGATTTATGTGCTGGATTGGTAAAGAGTGAGGAAATGCCAAACAAATCTGGCTCTGGACTGGTCAGCAGTGAGGCAAACCCTGTAATGTTGTATTGTGGTTTAGCAGCTGGTGATGCGCAGTCCACAGAGCCAAGCTCAGACCTGACCACTGAAGAGATGATGGACATTGAACCCTGTGAAAATGCTGCTGTTAAACTTCCAACAGACCCTGAATTGATTTAA